Proteins found in one Fibrobacter sp. UWT2 genomic segment:
- a CDS encoding type II toxin-antitoxin system mRNA interferase toxin, RelE/StbE family: MTGNFKGVWECHIQPDWLLLYLKKIFSDRKP; encoded by the coding sequence TTGACGGGAAATTTCAAAGGCGTCTGGGAATGCCATATTCAACCAGATTGGTTATTACTTTATCTAAAGAAGATTTTTTCTGACAGAAAACCATAA
- a CDS encoding DUF3943 domain-containing protein yields the protein MGDTLVPKESAPDTTIIPKDSLFGTHVNPLIVGTEVLGLNAFVWAWDYWVLDKSYAHTGPSYWKRNFREGWEWDHNHWAINFYGHPYQGSMYYATARAGGYGFYGSMAFAALGSSTWEMFCETEYPAPNDLISTTVAGSMFGEVLYRLSRASYNGSKVPWYRHLLAFALEPAGYAQRRVFGNRDFYTGWTPIELTVATGIGSRFGSDYRFGGEDADELDAEWNDRHGMMAVSLEYGRPYTRVRRPFDYFTLNFFGEGGLEGNVLQMDIMGKLVNRGIHGRGHWLDFSVNLDYDTFYGDLATVSTLSLGGAMDIALWLTPNLRFRVMNQVYWIMLGSADMGYDDIIQEFHPDYKPDMDSYQYNSGVKYSLMIETLYKRWRIYNKTTIDAMKTIEGTTAEYGVSGWDFLLLNNTAVEYRLFSWLDLGHRLDTYVKMAAYSSEYAEPMSRRIHAFSWYLNFHLLGS from the coding sequence ATGGGTGACACCCTGGTTCCCAAAGAAAGTGCTCCCGACACGACCATTATTCCCAAAGACAGCCTGTTTGGCACCCATGTGAATCCGCTTATCGTCGGGACCGAAGTGCTCGGGCTCAACGCCTTTGTGTGGGCTTGGGATTACTGGGTCCTGGACAAGAGTTACGCACATACGGGCCCCAGCTATTGGAAGCGGAACTTCCGCGAAGGCTGGGAATGGGACCATAACCATTGGGCCATCAACTTTTACGGACACCCGTATCAGGGCTCCATGTACTACGCCACGGCCCGTGCCGGTGGCTACGGCTTTTACGGAAGCATGGCGTTTGCCGCCCTTGGGAGTTCTACCTGGGAAATGTTCTGCGAAACGGAATACCCGGCGCCGAACGACTTGATTTCTACGACGGTTGCGGGCTCCATGTTCGGCGAAGTCCTCTACAGGCTTTCCCGCGCATCGTACAACGGTTCCAAGGTGCCCTGGTACAGGCATCTGCTCGCTTTCGCCCTGGAACCCGCCGGCTATGCCCAGCGTAGGGTGTTCGGCAACAGGGATTTTTATACGGGCTGGACGCCAATCGAGTTGACGGTTGCCACGGGTATTGGCTCCAGGTTCGGTTCTGACTATCGGTTCGGTGGCGAAGACGCCGACGAGCTGGATGCCGAATGGAACGACCGTCACGGGATGATGGCGGTTTCCCTTGAGTATGGTCGGCCCTACACGAGGGTAAGGCGGCCTTTCGATTATTTCACTTTAAACTTCTTCGGCGAAGGCGGACTCGAAGGGAATGTGTTGCAGATGGATATCATGGGGAAACTTGTGAACAGGGGTATCCACGGGCGAGGCCATTGGCTTGATTTTTCGGTGAATTTGGATTACGATACTTTTTACGGGGACCTTGCCACGGTAAGCACGCTTTCGCTTGGCGGTGCCATGGACATAGCCCTTTGGCTGACTCCCAACTTGCGGTTCCGCGTCATGAACCAGGTTTACTGGATTATGCTCGGCTCTGCCGACATGGGCTACGATGACATTATCCAAGAATTTCACCCGGATTACAAGCCCGATATGGATAGCTACCAGTACAATTCCGGCGTGAAATACAGCCTGATGATAGAAACCCTATACAAGAGGTGGAGAATCTACAACAAGACGACGATAGATGCCATGAAGACCATCGAGGGAACGACTGCGGAATATGGCGTTTCGGGCTGGGATTTTTTGCTCCTCAACAACACCGCGGTGGAATACAGGCTGTTCTCTTGGTTGGATTTGGGCCACAGGCTTGACACCTACGTGAAAATGGCTGCCTATTCCTCGGAATATGCCGAACCCATGTCCAGGCGCATCCACGCCTTTTCGTGGTACCTAAATTTCCACCTGCTAGGGAGTTGA
- a CDS encoding LysR family transcriptional regulator → MFVETYILRLLAGFLEYGTLSAVADKLYTSQPAVSRAFKKLEDEIGAPLFERKKNRIELNEKGRTVAEYAKRIMDLQGEMMEKVSPQGAGARTFSIASVAILPAMRMMQELQEKHPGAQVTYKIIDNEAGVLKALNEGSADIGITLKAPRAKKYRAEKYMQERLSIALPKKHPLAKRKSIRLRELKGETIIQRSNVGFWEQVKRKKIPDATFIKHDSVKGISKLIEQSSLLTFVSDHQFDYEIPKDRKIVPLADREMNVEFFKVTLASTP, encoded by the coding sequence ATGTTTGTCGAGACCTACATTTTGCGATTGCTGGCCGGGTTCCTGGAATACGGGACGCTTTCTGCCGTTGCGGACAAGCTCTACACTTCGCAGCCGGCGGTGAGCCGCGCGTTCAAGAAACTGGAAGACGAAATCGGCGCTCCGCTTTTCGAGCGCAAAAAGAACCGCATCGAGCTGAACGAGAAGGGACGCACGGTCGCCGAATACGCGAAGCGCATCATGGATTTGCAAGGCGAGATGATGGAAAAGGTGAGCCCGCAGGGAGCGGGTGCGCGCACGTTCTCTATCGCGTCGGTGGCCATTCTCCCCGCCATGCGGATGATGCAGGAACTGCAAGAAAAGCACCCGGGGGCACAGGTCACCTACAAGATTATCGACAATGAGGCGGGCGTGCTGAAGGCGCTGAACGAGGGCTCGGCGGATATCGGCATCACGCTTAAGGCCCCCCGCGCAAAGAAATACCGCGCCGAAAAGTATATGCAGGAGCGACTCTCGATTGCTCTCCCCAAAAAGCACCCGCTTGCGAAGCGCAAGTCCATCCGGCTCCGTGAACTCAAGGGCGAAACCATCATCCAGCGCAGCAACGTAGGGTTCTGGGAGCAGGTCAAGCGCAAGAAGATTCCCGACGCCACCTTCATCAAGCACGACAGCGTGAAGGGCATTTCAAAGCTCATCGAGCAGTCTTCGCTGTTGACATTCGTTTCGGACCACCAGTTCGATTACGAAATTCCCAAGGACCGCAAGATTGTGCCGCTCGCCGACCGCGAAATGAACGTGGAATTTTTCAAGGTGACTCTGGCGTCAACTCCCTAG
- a CDS encoding phosphatase PAP2 family protein: protein MLFTVFASFAHAETPAADSTSVDSAAINSAQKLSPLNHLGHNMLLSAFGWPLGFHMLGGALTYKFSMENNDLMVARFAARQDQLVYGIAFTPGMMMGTFFPILVPGYMYFISDNRALNNTGAVAVQATAVAFLYNNILKAISAREHPDAELNSGERSRDFKWGFFRRGVFYGWPSGHSMTNAAMAMSIASYNRDKPLVVAGCALYAGYIATSMVLGAKGEAHWFSDAVAGTLMGASIGWYIGSVFYKDKLGEKQTPPKFTIAPLFYDDIKGAVLSVRI, encoded by the coding sequence GTGCTGTTCACGGTATTTGCAAGTTTCGCACATGCTGAAACGCCCGCAGCCGATTCGACAAGCGTGGATTCCGCAGCCATCAATAGCGCACAAAAGCTTTCTCCGCTCAACCATCTGGGCCATAACATGTTGCTGAGTGCGTTCGGCTGGCCGCTCGGGTTCCACATGCTCGGCGGAGCGCTTACGTACAAGTTCTCGATGGAAAACAACGACCTGATGGTGGCCCGTTTTGCGGCACGTCAGGATCAACTTGTTTACGGCATTGCGTTCACTCCCGGCATGATGATGGGGACATTCTTCCCGATTCTTGTTCCGGGCTACATGTACTTTATCAGCGACAACCGCGCGCTGAACAACACCGGTGCAGTCGCCGTGCAGGCCACCGCCGTGGCTTTCCTCTACAACAACATCCTCAAGGCGATTTCGGCCCGCGAGCACCCTGACGCAGAACTCAACAGCGGCGAGCGTTCCCGCGATTTCAAGTGGGGATTTTTTAGGCGCGGCGTCTTTTACGGCTGGCCCTCGGGGCATTCCATGACCAACGCGGCCATGGCCATGAGCATCGCAAGCTACAACCGCGACAAGCCCCTCGTCGTGGCGGGCTGCGCCCTGTATGCAGGCTACATCGCGACAAGCATGGTGCTTGGCGCAAAAGGCGAAGCCCACTGGTTCTCCGACGCCGTCGCGGGCACCCTGATGGGAGCCTCCATCGGCTGGTACATCGGCAGCGTGTTCTACAAGGATAAACTCGGCGAAAAGCAGACCCCGCCCAAATTCACCATCGCCCCGCTATTCTACGACGACATCAAAGGCGCCGTGCTCAGCGTGAGAATATAA
- a CDS encoding protein-ADP-ribose hydrolase has product MNQAERRLFLIKYLLAESPRYSGTTIPADAEGQKILLRSLMNVREAAPASDEFYRIQDEYLQESIRDRGITDVADIESIGRRFSAGAPDLFGDSLFLWRGDITTLRVDAIVNAANSGMTGCWQPCHSCIDNCIHTFAGVRLRSACDALMKRQGHPEPTGQAKITPAYNLPCKYVLHTVGPIVGYGLTERDCKLLESCYRNCLDVAARNGVESVAFCCISTGVFRFPPERAAQIAVDTVLEWKRRSQKPMKVVFNVFSEKDEAIYARIFEKFNG; this is encoded by the coding sequence ATGAACCAAGCAGAGCGCAGACTATTCCTGATAAAGTATCTACTGGCGGAAAGTCCCAGGTACAGCGGCACGACCATCCCCGCGGACGCCGAAGGACAGAAAATCCTGCTGCGTTCCTTGATGAACGTGCGGGAGGCCGCCCCCGCAAGCGATGAATTCTACAGGATTCAGGACGAATACCTGCAGGAATCCATCCGTGACCGCGGAATAACGGATGTCGCGGACATCGAAAGTATCGGCAGGCGCTTCAGCGCAGGTGCGCCGGACTTGTTTGGCGATTCCTTGTTCCTGTGGCGCGGCGACATCACCACCCTCAGGGTGGATGCAATCGTGAATGCGGCCAACAGCGGCATGACGGGTTGCTGGCAGCCTTGCCACAGCTGTATCGACAACTGCATCCACACTTTCGCGGGAGTTCGTCTCCGTAGCGCTTGCGACGCCCTGATGAAACGGCAAGGGCACCCCGAACCCACGGGACAGGCGAAAATCACGCCGGCCTACAACCTGCCCTGCAAATACGTGTTGCACACGGTGGGGCCAATCGTGGGCTACGGCCTTACGGAACGGGACTGCAAGTTGCTGGAATCGTGCTACAGGAACTGCCTCGATGTTGCGGCCCGGAATGGTGTGGAATCTGTCGCCTTCTGCTGTATTTCTACAGGCGTATTCCGTTTCCCGCCGGAACGTGCTGCCCAAATCGCGGTGGATACGGTGCTGGAATGGAAACGCCGTTCGCAAAAACCCATGAAGGTTGTCTTCAACGTTTTCAGTGAAAAGGACGAGGCTATCTATGCGCGGATTTTCGAAAAGTTCAACGGATGA
- a CDS encoding arsenate reductase ArsC produces MAEGFLKALDSSLTVCSAGTFPAKNVHPTAIEVMKEREVDISLNKPKNVSQYLDTSWDYVVTVCDKAKESCPIFFGAVKNRIHLGFDDPDAFRGTETEILQEFRRVRDEIDMAVRAFYDTIIHR; encoded by the coding sequence ATGGCCGAAGGATTTCTCAAGGCACTGGATTCGTCGTTGACCGTATGTTCTGCAGGAACGTTTCCGGCAAAGAACGTGCATCCGACTGCAATCGAAGTGATGAAGGAACGAGAGGTTGACATTTCCCTTAATAAGCCAAAAAATGTATCGCAGTATCTTGATACATCGTGGGACTACGTTGTCACCGTCTGCGACAAGGCGAAAGAAAGTTGTCCGATTTTTTTTGGGGCAGTCAAGAACAGAATTCATCTTGGCTTTGATGATCCTGACGCGTTCAGAGGGACTGAAACCGAAATTCTGCAGGAATTTCGTCGTGTAAGGGATGAAATAGACATGGCAGTAAGGGCTTTCTATGATACAATTATTCACCGATAA
- a CDS encoding flavodoxin, translating to MAAEKKILVVYYSRADENYSVGNISKGNTEIIAEMIAKKTGGTLLHVEPAKEYPRGYDDCINVAKKELAQDARPAIKPVNVNPEEFDEIYVGYPVWWGEMPMPMFTFFEKYNLKGKTIHPFVTHEGSGLSGVQRLKKVTGANVTPGLAIYGHVAQNERDKAQKEVDKWVK from the coding sequence ATGGCAGCAGAAAAGAAAATCCTCGTCGTTTACTATTCCCGTGCCGATGAAAACTACAGCGTCGGGAACATTTCCAAGGGCAATACCGAAATCATTGCCGAGATGATTGCGAAAAAGACGGGCGGCACGCTTTTGCATGTGGAACCCGCGAAGGAATACCCCAGGGGCTACGATGACTGCATCAACGTGGCCAAGAAGGAACTTGCGCAGGACGCGCGCCCGGCAATCAAGCCGGTGAACGTGAACCCCGAAGAATTCGACGAGATTTATGTCGGTTACCCGGTGTGGTGGGGCGAAATGCCCATGCCCATGTTCACTTTCTTCGAGAAGTATAACCTGAAGGGCAAGACGATTCACCCGTTCGTGACTCACGAAGGCAGCGGCCTCTCGGGTGTGCAGCGCCTCAAGAAGGTGACCGGCGCGAATGTGACCCCCGGCCTCGCCATCTACGGACACGTGGCCCAGAACGAACGCGACAAGGCCCAGAAAGAAGTCGATAAGTGGGTGAAGTAG
- a CDS encoding nucleotidyl transferase AbiEii/AbiGii toxin family protein, producing the protein MKINKNSLQARINNLSKEMNVHANVLLVSFFFDAFISRLAKSTYANKFVFKGGFYLATLLGVKNRYTADIDFLLRKETMNENRLKEIFTDIIAIDADDSITFEISDISPIRDEDAYGGFSILLTGRLENVRQSFHVDVATGDPITPKDIEYSYQSLISNETIAFRAYNLETVVAEKLQTILFRGLLNSRCKDYYDIYIINQLQRNNINIPDLKKSFETTCQYRKTPFKKEEALLLLEEISKSDILQTRWKNYAKKSSFAKDVPFEATIESCKEILDCIF; encoded by the coding sequence ATGAAGATTAATAAGAATTCCCTGCAAGCGAGAATCAACAACCTCTCCAAAGAAATGAACGTTCACGCCAACGTCTTGCTCGTATCGTTCTTCTTTGATGCATTCATTTCAAGATTGGCCAAGTCAACATACGCCAACAAGTTTGTTTTCAAGGGCGGATTCTATCTCGCCACATTGCTCGGCGTAAAAAACCGCTATACTGCCGACATTGATTTCCTTTTGAGAAAGGAAACCATGAATGAGAATAGATTGAAGGAAATTTTCACCGACATCATCGCAATCGATGCAGACGATTCTATCACTTTTGAAATAAGCGATATTTCTCCTATCCGCGACGAAGACGCCTATGGCGGATTTTCCATCCTTTTGACGGGACGCCTAGAGAATGTCAGACAAAGTTTCCATGTCGATGTTGCCACGGGCGATCCTATTACGCCAAAAGATATCGAATACTCCTACCAAAGCCTCATCAGCAATGAAACCATTGCGTTCCGAGCCTACAACCTAGAAACGGTTGTTGCTGAAAAGCTTCAAACCATTCTTTTCCGAGGCCTGCTCAATAGCCGCTGCAAAGATTATTACGACATCTATATCATCAATCAATTGCAAAGGAATAACATCAATATTCCTGACTTGAAGAAATCTTTTGAAACAACTTGCCAATACCGCAAAACGCCTTTTAAAAAAGAAGAAGCTCTTTTGCTTCTAGAAGAAATTTCAAAGAGCGACATTCTTCAAACTCGATGGAAGAACTATGCAAAAAAATCTTCGTTTGCAAAAGATGTTCCATTTGAAGCGACAATTGAATCTTGCAAAGAGATTCTTGATTGTATTTTCTAA
- a CDS encoding carboxymuconolactone decarboxylase family protein: MKLGTIMTMLGMGAVLAACDCCPQGEAKALSQDKELRAVMDNFTQNEVPAATPLVEKREVELIRLVSLVTQQSGALLQEEVATALAQGLAPEEILEAIYQCAPYTGFPRTVDAVEIARSVFKAKNVKVDENRATVTAQSRLEAGADAQGTLFGQAFRDMAKNGKDGMPTINYFLASNCFGDYYTRKGLNLNTRELLTMAILVNLGTEPQLKAHVGANLKIRTAEYVEQAIYNCLPYCGYPRTLNALRLLKEAVAEAADAGGATAGVTDAKSMPGKDWSVFPVGKPNDAYAKYFVGKSYLDMISKEQVGVGNVTFEPACRNNWHIHHAKKGGGQILIATAGRGYYQEWGKPAVELKPGDVVNIPAGVKHWHGAAPDSWFQHLAIEVPGEGGSNEWLEPVSDEDYGKLK, from the coding sequence ATGAAACTAGGGACGATTATGACGATGCTTGGTATGGGTGCGGTGCTTGCCGCGTGTGACTGCTGCCCGCAGGGCGAGGCGAAGGCGCTTTCGCAGGACAAGGAACTGCGTGCCGTGATGGATAACTTCACGCAGAACGAGGTTCCGGCGGCGACTCCGCTTGTAGAAAAGCGCGAGGTGGAGTTGATTCGCCTGGTGTCGCTTGTGACGCAGCAGTCGGGTGCACTTTTGCAAGAGGAAGTGGCGACGGCGCTTGCGCAGGGGCTTGCTCCCGAAGAAATTCTCGAGGCGATTTACCAGTGTGCCCCTTACACCGGGTTCCCGCGGACGGTGGATGCGGTTGAAATTGCCCGCAGCGTGTTCAAGGCGAAGAACGTGAAAGTGGACGAAAACCGTGCGACGGTGACGGCGCAGTCCCGCCTGGAGGCGGGTGCCGACGCGCAGGGAACGCTGTTCGGCCAAGCTTTCCGCGACATGGCGAAAAACGGAAAGGACGGGATGCCGACTATCAATTACTTTTTGGCGAGCAACTGCTTTGGCGATTACTACACCCGCAAGGGGCTCAATCTGAATACCCGCGAACTCCTGACGATGGCGATTCTCGTGAATCTGGGAACGGAGCCGCAACTCAAGGCGCATGTCGGCGCGAACCTCAAGATTCGCACGGCCGAATACGTGGAACAGGCGATTTACAACTGCTTGCCGTATTGCGGTTACCCGCGCACGCTGAACGCTCTGCGATTGCTTAAGGAAGCGGTGGCTGAGGCTGCGGATGCTGGGGGCGCGACGGCTGGTGTGACGGACGCAAAATCCATGCCGGGAAAGGACTGGAGTGTGTTCCCGGTGGGCAAGCCGAATGACGCCTATGCCAAGTATTTCGTGGGCAAGAGCTATCTTGACATGATCAGCAAGGAACAGGTGGGTGTCGGGAACGTGACTTTTGAACCGGCATGCCGCAACAACTGGCATATCCATCATGCAAAGAAGGGCGGTGGCCAGATTCTCATTGCGACGGCGGGCCGCGGCTACTATCAGGAATGGGGCAAGCCGGCGGTGGAACTGAAGCCCGGCGACGTGGTGAACATTCCGGCTGGCGTCAAGCATTGGCACGGGGCGGCTCCGGATTCCTGGTTCCAGCATTTGGCGATTGAAGTCCCTGGCGAAGGTGGAAGCAACGAATGGCTCGAGCCCGTGAGCGACGAAGACTATGGGAAGTTGAAATAA
- a CDS encoding flavodoxin: MKSLALFSTLLLALFLSLFAACSDDSSSSPTGTGEAVESSVSQDGKNSATSSSATSKDETSSSSATSASKSRGKTLVAYFSRTGNTKPLAEYAAEYLDATLFEITAKIPYTDEDIAYYTDCRADREQKDESARPEIATVVKNMDEYDTVIIAHPIWHGIAPRIISTFLEGYDFSGKTLLTFCTSASSPLGQSAKLLQELTPNSTWLESKRFAIGTSREEIEEWLEDVLRP; encoded by the coding sequence ATGAAATCGCTCGCGTTGTTTTCGACATTGCTACTGGCTCTGTTTTTGAGCCTCTTTGCTGCGTGTTCCGACGACAGCTCGTCTTCTCCGACAGGCACCGGGGAAGCTGTCGAATCCAGCGTCTCGCAAGACGGCAAAAATTCCGCGACTTCGAGTTCTGCGACTTCAAAGGACGAAACTTCATCCAGTTCCGCGACATCGGCGAGTAAGTCCCGTGGCAAAACGCTTGTGGCATACTTCTCCAGAACGGGCAACACCAAACCGCTGGCCGAATACGCAGCGGAATACTTGGATGCGACTTTATTCGAAATCACTGCAAAAATCCCTTACACCGACGAAGACATCGCCTATTATACGGACTGCCGTGCCGACCGCGAACAGAAAGACGAATCCGCCCGCCCCGAAATCGCAACCGTTGTCAAGAACATGGACGAATACGATACCGTCATCATCGCGCACCCGATATGGCACGGGATTGCTCCCCGCATCATAAGCACGTTCCTCGAAGGCTACGACTTTTCTGGCAAGACCTTGCTCACCTTCTGCACGTCGGCTTCAAGCCCGCTGGGCCAAAGCGCCAAGCTGCTGCAGGAACTTACGCCCAATTCCACCTGGCTCGAAAGCAAGCGCTTCGCCATCGGCACCAGCCGCGAGGAAATCGAAGAATGGCTGGAAGACGTTCTGCGCCCGTAA
- a CDS encoding helix-turn-helix transcriptional regulator encodes MAKKSKYCEETETLARYAKALAHPARISIMQFLAKRNTCYFGDIHEELPIAKATVSQHLKELKEAGLIQGEIETPKVKYCINKKNWKKAQALFGDFFNKDFCDRGCDC; translated from the coding sequence ATGGCCAAAAAAAGCAAATACTGTGAAGAAACCGAGACTTTGGCGAGGTATGCCAAGGCTTTGGCGCATCCCGCACGCATAAGTATCATGCAGTTCTTGGCCAAGCGCAATACCTGCTATTTTGGCGATATCCACGAAGAACTGCCCATTGCGAAGGCCACGGTTAGCCAGCATTTAAAGGAACTAAAAGAGGCCGGTTTGATCCAGGGTGAAATCGAAACGCCCAAGGTCAAGTACTGTATAAACAAAAAAAACTGGAAAAAGGCCCAGGCACTGTTCGGTGATTTTTTCAATAAGGATTTTTGCGATAGGGGATGCGATTGCTAA
- a CDS encoding Sir2 silent information regulator family NAD-dependent deacetylase codes for MRGFSKSSTDDFSAEVPRLKEALARADAVVVGAGAGLSTSAGFTYSGERFVKYFADFSVKYGFSDMYSGGFFPYGTPEEKWAFWSRYVMINRYMAAPKPVYENLLKILQDKDYFVLTTNVDHCFQKAGFDKDRLFYTQGDYGLFQCSKPCHPCTYDNEKQIRAMFDAQKFSEETGLFGAMTVPAELLPRCPICGRPMSMNLRSDSTFVEDDGWHRAAKRYREFLDRCNAMRGGNVLFLELGVGMNTPGIIKYPFWQMTALNSNATYACINYGQAYAPDDIGTRSISIDSDIGEVVASLF; via the coding sequence ATGCGCGGATTTTCGAAAAGTTCAACGGATGATTTTTCTGCCGAAGTGCCGAGACTGAAAGAGGCGCTGGCAAGGGCGGATGCCGTCGTCGTGGGCGCGGGCGCCGGACTTTCGACATCGGCGGGATTTACCTATTCCGGGGAACGCTTTGTCAAGTACTTCGCTGACTTTTCTGTAAAGTACGGCTTTTCGGACATGTATTCCGGCGGCTTTTTTCCTTACGGCACACCCGAAGAAAAGTGGGCCTTCTGGAGCCGCTATGTCATGATAAACCGTTATATGGCCGCCCCGAAACCCGTCTACGAAAATCTCCTGAAAATCCTACAGGATAAGGATTACTTTGTCCTTACCACCAACGTGGACCACTGTTTTCAAAAGGCGGGCTTTGACAAGGATCGGCTTTTTTACACCCAGGGCGATTACGGGCTTTTCCAATGCAGTAAGCCATGCCACCCCTGCACCTACGACAACGAAAAGCAGATTCGTGCCATGTTCGATGCCCAGAAATTTTCGGAAGAAACGGGATTGTTCGGCGCCATGACCGTCCCTGCGGAACTGTTGCCCAGGTGCCCCATTTGCGGCCGCCCCATGTCCATGAACCTGCGCTCTGATTCCACCTTCGTAGAAGACGACGGCTGGCATCGTGCTGCAAAACGTTACCGCGAATTTCTCGACAGATGTAACGCCATGCGCGGCGGAAACGTGCTGTTCCTGGAACTGGGCGTAGGCATGAACACCCCCGGAATCATCAAGTACCCGTTCTGGCAAATGACCGCCCTGAATTCGAACGCCACCTACGCCTGCATCAACTACGGACAGGCCTACGCTCCCGACGATATCGGAACCCGCTCGATAAGCATCGACAGCGATATCGGCGAGGTGGTGGCGTCTCTCTTCTAG
- a CDS encoding thioredoxin family protein, which produces MKNIKILMSQCGCNIAFAESVEKIVKESGLDASVSRIDDVVQMLPYNVMTLPALVIDERLVSTGKISEDKIKELIKGEI; this is translated from the coding sequence ATGAAAAACATAAAAATACTCATGAGCCAGTGTGGCTGCAACATTGCTTTCGCCGAATCTGTTGAAAAAATCGTTAAGGAATCGGGCCTAGATGCTTCAGTTTCCCGCATTGACGATGTTGTCCAAATGCTTCCGTACAATGTCATGACTTTACCCGCGCTTGTTATCGATGAACGGCTTGTGTCCACAGGTAAAATTAGCGAAGATAAAATAAAAGAACTTATCAAAGGTGAAATATGA
- a CDS encoding permease — protein sequence MIQLFTDNLVYNIIGLDGSSPLGSTINFFVYDSLKIILILLFISFLMGLLNTFFPIEAIRNFLSSHRLYGVQYFLAAIFGAVTPFCSCSSIPLFIGFVRGGIPLGVTFSFLITSPLVNEVAVAMLAGTFGLKVTVIYVGSGVFLGTFLGMFLERFKLERFLSEWVKNLQRTNESVNNDSKPCSLKQRFVQVLQKIPQVARDALGVTRSVLPYVLAGIAIGALMHGYVPSGFFEEYLSKDKWFAVPLAVILAVPMYANAAGVIPIVEVLVQKGVALGTALAFMMAVVGLSLPEAMLLKKVMTLKLIFVFFGTVTAAIIVLGIGYNLSISS from the coding sequence ATGATACAATTATTCACCGATAATCTTGTTTACAACATCATTGGATTGGATGGCTCGTCTCCTTTGGGTTCGACGATAAATTTCTTCGTTTACGACAGCCTCAAAATTATCCTGATATTGCTTTTTATTAGTTTCCTGATGGGGCTGCTGAATACATTTTTCCCGATTGAGGCGATTCGCAATTTTTTGTCGTCGCATCGTTTGTACGGAGTCCAATATTTCCTCGCCGCAATCTTCGGAGCGGTTACCCCTTTCTGCTCATGTTCCAGTATTCCCCTGTTCATCGGTTTTGTCAGGGGCGGCATCCCCCTTGGCGTCACGTTCAGTTTTCTTATAACATCGCCACTTGTAAACGAGGTCGCTGTTGCCATGCTTGCGGGAACATTCGGATTGAAAGTGACTGTGATTTATGTAGGTTCCGGCGTGTTTCTTGGAACATTTTTAGGGATGTTCCTGGAACGGTTCAAACTGGAAAGATTTCTAAGCGAATGGGTGAAAAATTTGCAGCGGACAAACGAATCCGTCAATAACGATTCAAAGCCATGTAGCCTTAAGCAAAGATTCGTTCAAGTACTGCAGAAAATACCCCAAGTAGCAAGGGATGCCCTTGGTGTAACGCGTTCGGTTTTGCCCTATGTGCTTGCTGGCATTGCAATCGGCGCATTAATGCACGGTTATGTTCCTTCGGGATTTTTTGAAGAATACCTGTCAAAAGACAAATGGTTTGCCGTTCCCCTGGCGGTAATTCTTGCCGTTCCCATGTACGCAAATGCAGCTGGAGTTATTCCCATTGTCGAGGTTCTTGTTCAAAAGGGTGTCGCTCTTGGCACGGCTCTTGCCTTTATGATGGCCGTTGTGGGACTCTCGCTCCCCGAAGCCATGCTTTTGAAAAAGGTCATGACACTTAAGCTGATATTTGTCTTTTTCGGAACGGTTACAGCGGCAATCATCGTTCTTGGGATCGGTTACAATCTTTCTATAAGTTCCTGA
- a CDS encoding putative quinol monooxygenase — translation MSNITVNLRYTGKNGAAKKFAEEMVSSGTVAKIRAEKGNIRYEYFQSLDDPETILLIDAWESQAAIDVHHASPMMKTIAKLRDKYDLKMTVERYTPDNTMPKIDEKFIRK, via the coding sequence ATGAGCAATATTACGGTAAACCTGCGCTATACGGGTAAGAACGGGGCGGCAAAGAAGTTCGCCGAAGAGATGGTTTCTAGCGGGACGGTGGCGAAAATCCGTGCCGAGAAAGGCAACATCCGCTACGAATATTTCCAGTCGCTGGACGATCCCGAAACCATCTTGCTGATTGACGCGTGGGAAAGCCAGGCCGCCATCGACGTGCACCACGCTTCGCCCATGATGAAGACGATTGCGAAACTCCGCGACAAGTACGACTTGAAAATGACTGTCGAACGCTACACGCCTGACAACACCATGCCCAAGATCGACGAAAAGTTCATCAGGAAGTAG